Proteins from one Pirellulales bacterium genomic window:
- a CDS encoding arylsulfatase gives MNVIKSFVLAGILVASALSLNVCAADRAPNIVVILTDDQGWGDLGVHGNTNLQTPAADSLARDGALFERFYVQPVCSPTRAEFLTGRYHPRGGVFSTSTGGERLDLDERTIAQVFQEAGYATGAFGKWHNGTQYPYHPNGRGFAEFYGFCSGHWGDYFDPPLELNGQPVRGQGFISDDLTDHALAYVETQREHPFFCYLALNTPHSPMQVPDQFFDRFKDGEIPLRHNGLQVEREDVAMTRAALAMCESNDWNVARVLAKLAELKLVDDTIVLFFCDNGPNSWRWNGGFKGRKGSTDEGGVRSPLLVRWPGHIVPGTRVKTPAAAIDLLPTLAGLAGVRPNLAKTLDGVDLSPVLLGQGKTLPSRLIFSHWSGSVSARDERYMLDGAGHLFDLISDPGQAHDLRESQPDVARRMTAAVSAWKKTVLAELKKEPRPFTVGYREFPLTVLPARDGVPHGGIQRSARAPNCSFFTNWTSTADHITWDITVATAGRYRATAYYTCPAVDVGATVELRLGTTATTAKVSEAHDPPLVGAEHDRVPREGESLVKDFKPLALGDITLLAGRGELILQALAVPGKSVMDVRGITLELLPD, from the coding sequence ATGAATGTGATCAAGTCGTTCGTGCTGGCTGGAATACTCGTTGCTTCAGCGCTGTCATTAAATGTGTGTGCTGCGGATCGAGCGCCGAATATCGTCGTCATTCTCACCGACGATCAGGGTTGGGGCGACCTCGGCGTTCATGGCAACACGAATTTGCAGACGCCGGCCGCTGACTCACTGGCGCGGGATGGCGCGCTGTTCGAACGTTTCTACGTGCAGCCGGTCTGCTCGCCGACGCGGGCAGAGTTTCTGACCGGACGGTATCATCCGCGCGGCGGCGTCTTCAGCACCTCGACCGGCGGCGAACGGCTCGATCTCGACGAGCGCACCATAGCCCAAGTGTTTCAAGAGGCTGGCTACGCGACCGGCGCGTTCGGCAAATGGCACAACGGCACGCAGTATCCGTATCATCCCAACGGACGCGGCTTCGCCGAGTTTTACGGCTTTTGCTCGGGGCACTGGGGCGACTATTTCGATCCGCCGCTCGAGCTTAATGGTCAGCCGGTGCGCGGCCAGGGATTTATCAGCGATGACCTGACCGATCACGCGCTTGCGTATGTCGAAACGCAGCGCGAGCATCCGTTCTTCTGCTACCTGGCGCTCAACACGCCGCATTCACCAATGCAGGTGCCGGATCAGTTTTTCGATCGCTTTAAGGATGGCGAGATTCCGCTACGCCACAATGGACTGCAGGTCGAGAGAGAAGATGTCGCCATGACGCGGGCGGCGCTCGCCATGTGTGAGAGTAACGACTGGAACGTGGCACGCGTGTTGGCAAAGCTCGCTGAGTTGAAGCTGGTCGATGACACGATCGTGCTTTTCTTTTGCGATAACGGACCGAACAGTTGGCGTTGGAACGGGGGCTTCAAAGGGCGCAAGGGATCGACCGACGAAGGGGGCGTGCGTTCACCGCTTTTGGTGCGTTGGCCTGGGCATATCGTTCCTGGCACGCGCGTGAAGACGCCGGCTGCGGCGATCGATTTGCTGCCGACGCTTGCTGGCCTGGCGGGAGTGCGGCCAAATCTGGCAAAAACGCTCGACGGAGTCGATCTCTCGCCGGTGCTACTCGGGCAAGGCAAAACGTTGCCGTCGCGGCTGATTTTCTCGCATTGGAGCGGCAGCGTCAGTGCTCGCGATGAACGTTATATGCTGGACGGAGCCGGGCATCTCTTTGATTTAATATCCGATCCTGGACAGGCGCATGATTTGCGCGAGTCTCAGCCCGACGTTGCGCGGCGAATGACGGCTGCGGTTAGCGCTTGGAAGAAGACGGTTCTGGCCGAGTTGAAGAAGGAACCTCGCCCATTTACGGTCGGCTATCGAGAGTTTCCGTTGACGGTGCTACCGGCACGAGACGGAGTACCACACGGTGGCATTCAGCGCAGCGCCCGGGCGCCCAACTGCTCGTTCTTCACAAATTGGACGAGCACCGCGGACCATATCACGTGGGATATCACCGTGGCCACGGCCGGGCGGTATCGCGCAACTGCTTATTACACTTGCCCGGCGGTCGACGTAGGCGCGACGGTGGAATTGCGCCTGGGAACAACTGCCACGACGGCCAAAGTCAGCGAAGCGCACGACCCACCGCTGGTCGGCGCCGAGCATGATCGCGTGCCCCGCGAAGGGGAATCACTGGTGAAAGATTTTAAGCCGCTCGCGCTGGGTGATATCACGCTGCTGGCGGGGCGCGGCGAGCTGATTCTGCAAGCGCTCGCCGTCCCGGGAAAATCCGTGATGGATGTGCGCGGGATTACACTCGAATTACTGCCGGACTAA
- a CDS encoding DUF1571 domain-containing protein codes for MIRQLALVGLCLVLTLIASGSASAATPAPSSGGPIGPPPGDLTPQPGEHPLAPIIRWGKTGIAALEKLEDYSCRLVKRERVGGKLTPYQALSVKMRQRPFSVYAAFTNKQERPYQEVVYVDGRDGGKMFVHSDEFRLMGTVSLFPDSDRAMRDNRYPLTEMGILKLIQRLVEHAESDSKFDDCEVKIYKDAKIESRPCLYIRVTHKTKRPEFSFHMARIFIDNELNVPVRYEAYTWPDDNDPKAQPPLIEEYTYVDFQFNVHFTERDFDYNNPDYYFPPDFGEPEVDIADIKPVSQPPAELGNVAKQESADQPLTGVVAVMRDMVDRLAHTSDYTCLVSHRVQATDQADKYENLHLKVRHDPMSIYAFFLGPKTHKGQEAIYNGKRADGTVLVHTVAPRGRSGVNRQLHPDSPELLGSTGEPFNQLGIKSHLERWLAMYQAEMPLGDSIVKYYPQVEVDQRLATCIEVSHAKQRPQFRYQKTRLYIDADLKLPVRFEAYGWPAAAGQPTPLAEEFNYRNIELNRGLTDQDFDPANPNYAFESAAPSVRSTSSQ; via the coding sequence ATGATCAGGCAACTCGCGCTCGTTGGGCTGTGCCTCGTTCTAACACTCATTGCCAGTGGTAGTGCAAGTGCCGCCACACCAGCACCGTCGAGCGGTGGCCCTATCGGACCTCCGCCAGGCGACCTGACGCCGCAGCCGGGCGAGCACCCGCTGGCCCCCATCATCCGCTGGGGTAAAACTGGCATCGCCGCCCTCGAGAAGTTGGAAGACTATTCCTGCCGGCTGGTCAAGCGCGAGCGCGTCGGTGGAAAGCTAACGCCGTATCAAGCATTGTCGGTGAAAATGCGCCAGCGGCCATTCAGCGTCTATGCCGCCTTCACGAACAAGCAAGAGCGGCCTTATCAGGAAGTCGTGTACGTCGACGGGCGCGACGGCGGCAAGATGTTCGTTCACTCGGATGAGTTTCGCCTGATGGGCACTGTGTCGCTGTTTCCCGACTCGGATCGGGCCATGCGCGACAATCGGTACCCGCTAACCGAGATGGGCATCCTGAAGCTGATTCAGCGGCTGGTCGAACATGCCGAGAGCGACTCGAAGTTCGACGATTGCGAAGTGAAGATCTACAAAGATGCGAAGATCGAATCGCGTCCCTGCTTGTACATTCGCGTCACGCACAAGACCAAGCGTCCGGAATTCTCGTTCCACATGGCCCGGATCTTCATCGACAACGAGTTGAACGTGCCGGTTCGCTACGAGGCCTACACCTGGCCGGACGATAACGATCCGAAGGCGCAACCTCCATTGATCGAGGAATACACGTACGTCGATTTCCAGTTCAACGTGCATTTCACCGAGCGTGATTTCGACTACAACAATCCCGACTACTACTTCCCGCCTGACTTCGGCGAGCCGGAAGTCGACATCGCCGATATCAAGCCGGTGTCGCAGCCGCCCGCCGAACTTGGCAACGTGGCCAAGCAGGAATCGGCCGATCAGCCTTTGACAGGTGTCGTCGCCGTGATGCGCGACATGGTAGATCGTTTGGCCCACACCTCCGACTACACCTGCCTGGTCAGTCATCGCGTGCAGGCCACGGATCAGGCCGACAAGTACGAAAACTTGCACCTGAAGGTCCGGCACGATCCGATGAGCATCTATGCCTTCTTCCTCGGCCCCAAAACCCACAAGGGGCAGGAAGCGATCTACAACGGCAAACGGGCCGACGGCACCGTGCTGGTCCACACCGTCGCGCCGCGCGGACGATCGGGCGTGAATCGGCAACTGCACCCCGACAGCCCGGAATTGCTTGGCTCGACGGGCGAGCCCTTCAATCAGTTAGGGATCAAGTCGCACCTCGAGCGCTGGTTGGCCATGTATCAGGCCGAAATGCCGCTAGGGGACTCGATCGTGAAGTATTACCCGCAGGTCGAGGTCGACCAGCGTTTGGCCACCTGCATCGAAGTGTCGCATGCGAAGCAACGGCCGCAGTTCCGTTATCAAAAGACACGGCTGTACATCGACGCCGATTTGAAACTGCCTGTGCGCTTCGAGGCCTATGGCTGGCCCGCCGCAGCCGGACAGCCGACGCCGCTGGCCGAGGAATTCAACTATCGAAACATCGAGTTGAATCGCGGCCTGACGGACCAGGATTTCGATCCGGCGAATCCGAATTACGCATTCGAGTCTGCGGCACCGTCCGTGCGCTCGACCAGCTCGCAATAA
- a CDS encoding glycosyltransferase family 39 protein has translation MWHVAIAFVIVMAAVIRLWAAIGDLWLDEIWSYGLANLVDSPWKIFTQIRHDNNHHLMSVWIYHLGIDGRSLVARAPSLVAGIGTILLAAQFARRWGQREMLAAAVLTANSYVMINYSSEARGYALAGFFAIAAFLVLERSLDTRHKSHFALFWLLVVLGFLSHLTFLHFYCGALAWSALRSRRESGTWRKWIALMARCHAVPVAFLIAFYFSSVQGMEIGGGDRPSTIVVILKAMSLAVGGTPRPSTDQLLIAFLATGGGIAAIVSLFRGKSELWALFLTTIYLSPLFLLIEQPRSGLFVRYFYINILFYLLLISYLLGRLSLAGSPGTFACLALTASIMAGNVSRLREFSDGRRGEYLAAVRYIVDHSTEPEVEVGVDHARTRLVLHFYSGSMAANRTLKASEAAPAPSPQDEWYITHQENPAQQPAPEIQDTQGETFELAQVFRHSGLSGFDWALYHRVLPGTTDGTK, from the coding sequence GTGTGGCACGTCGCCATCGCATTCGTCATTGTGATGGCTGCGGTCATCCGGTTATGGGCAGCCATCGGAGATTTATGGCTGGATGAAATCTGGTCGTACGGGCTTGCCAACCTGGTCGACAGCCCTTGGAAGATATTCACCCAGATTCGGCACGATAACAATCATCACCTGATGTCTGTGTGGATCTACCACCTAGGGATCGACGGGCGTTCACTGGTGGCGCGGGCGCCCTCATTAGTGGCTGGTATCGGCACGATTTTACTCGCGGCGCAATTCGCACGCCGGTGGGGCCAACGCGAAATGCTCGCGGCAGCCGTATTGACCGCCAATTCGTACGTGATGATCAATTACAGCTCCGAGGCACGCGGCTATGCGCTGGCCGGTTTCTTTGCCATCGCGGCATTCCTGGTTCTTGAGCGAAGTCTCGATACGCGACATAAGTCGCATTTCGCTTTATTCTGGCTGCTGGTCGTTTTAGGTTTTCTGTCGCACTTGACGTTCCTTCATTTCTATTGCGGGGCACTCGCCTGGTCGGCACTTCGCTCGCGCCGCGAATCGGGGACGTGGCGAAAGTGGATCGCCCTGATGGCGCGCTGCCATGCCGTGCCCGTGGCGTTTTTGATTGCGTTCTATTTTTCCAGCGTGCAGGGCATGGAAATCGGGGGTGGTGATCGGCCCAGCACGATCGTCGTCATTTTGAAGGCCATGTCGCTGGCGGTGGGCGGAACGCCACGGCCGTCGACCGATCAATTGCTGATTGCGTTTTTGGCCACGGGGGGCGGAATTGCCGCGATCGTTTCGTTGTTCCGCGGAAAGTCTGAGTTGTGGGCCTTGTTCCTCACAACAATTTATCTGTCGCCGCTCTTTCTCTTGATTGAACAACCGCGATCGGGATTGTTCGTGCGATACTTCTACATCAACATCCTTTTCTACTTGTTGCTGATCAGCTACTTGCTCGGACGGTTGAGCTTGGCTGGGTCGCCCGGCACTTTCGCTTGCCTGGCGCTGACAGCCTCGATCATGGCCGGCAATGTCTCGCGATTGCGCGAATTTAGTGACGGGCGTCGTGGTGAATATCTGGCCGCGGTGCGCTACATCGTCGACCATTCGACCGAGCCCGAGGTCGAAGTCGGCGTCGATCACGCCCGGACCCGGCTAGTGCTGCATTTCTACTCAGGTTCCATGGCTGCTAATCGAACCTTGAAAGCGTCCGAAGCGGCGCCGGCCCCCTCGCCCCAGGACGAGTGGTATATCACGCACCAGGAAAATCCGGCGCAACAACCAGCGCCGGAAATCCAGGACACTCAGGGCGAAACGTTTGAGTTAGCCCAGGTCTTTCGCCATTCCGGTTTATCCGGGTTCGATTGGGCCCTTTATCACCGGGTGCTTCCAGGCACGACGGACGGTACAAAGTAA
- a CDS encoding glycosyltransferase family 39 protein, whose translation MGLLCALGACVVAAAAVRVWAAQDELWLDEIWTLLSLGRNNNSLLDILTAHHDNNHYLITFWMYFTSPQQNWFVYRIPSVLAGIGTVILAARVAARWGNRAALAAAILTGASFMMVFYASEARGYALAGFFSLVAFLALDRYLDRRELGMAAVFGLATILGTLSHLTFVQFYAGALAWSVFALTKRKGSSQTEFAPLIALHIVPASFLMMLYAFDVREMKFGGGDPYVMHDMVLNACALAVGTFGAAQPIVWGSVGLGIIAAVAALLLLWREKADVWIFFLVAFVITPTLLLSVKPPPVLHERYFYLNILFFLILLSYLFDRVAARGRASMYGAIAILGLFVLPNANLTYHFLRVGRGHFFDALAYMAEHSRGADVLMSGDAEFTYRLYTEFYGPYVPGDHDFHIITIVPEMPVEPEWVILNNQDQPYAPKPAILDSKGNEAFTLERVFPYAGLSGAHFAIYHRTTMRNAPSQAEE comes from the coding sequence GTGGGTCTGCTGTGCGCGCTGGGCGCTTGCGTGGTAGCGGCGGCGGCGGTGCGCGTCTGGGCTGCCCAGGATGAGCTTTGGCTCGATGAGATTTGGACGCTGCTGTCCTTGGGCCGCAATAACAACTCGCTACTGGATATTCTCACCGCGCATCACGACAACAATCATTATCTGATCACGTTTTGGATGTACTTCACGTCGCCGCAACAGAACTGGTTTGTCTATCGCATTCCGTCGGTGCTGGCCGGCATCGGTACGGTGATCCTCGCGGCACGGGTCGCGGCGCGGTGGGGCAATCGAGCGGCGCTCGCGGCGGCAATTCTCACCGGCGCCTCGTTCATGATGGTCTTCTACGCGTCCGAGGCGCGCGGTTATGCGCTGGCAGGATTCTTCTCGCTGGTTGCGTTTCTGGCACTGGACCGTTACCTGGACCGTCGCGAACTCGGGATGGCGGCCGTCTTTGGCCTGGCGACGATCCTCGGCACGTTATCCCATCTGACATTTGTTCAATTCTACGCCGGGGCGCTGGCCTGGTCAGTGTTTGCGCTGACTAAACGCAAGGGGTCCTCGCAAACCGAATTCGCGCCCCTGATAGCGCTGCACATCGTACCGGCCAGCTTTCTCATGATGCTGTACGCGTTCGATGTGCGAGAAATGAAATTCGGCGGTGGTGATCCTTACGTGATGCACGACATGGTGCTAAACGCCTGCGCCCTGGCCGTGGGAACGTTCGGCGCAGCGCAGCCTATCGTTTGGGGAAGCGTGGGCCTGGGCATAATCGCGGCGGTCGCGGCGCTGCTGCTGCTGTGGCGCGAGAAAGCCGATGTATGGATATTCTTTCTCGTCGCATTCGTGATAACCCCCACGCTATTGCTCAGTGTGAAACCACCGCCGGTGTTGCACGAGCGCTATTTTTATTTAAACATCCTCTTCTTTTTGATTCTGTTGAGTTATCTGTTCGACCGTGTCGCCGCGCGAGGTCGGGCCAGCATGTACGGCGCGATCGCGATCTTAGGGCTATTTGTGCTGCCGAATGCCAACCTGACCTATCATTTTCTACGTGTAGGGCGTGGACATTTTTTCGACGCGCTTGCGTACATGGCCGAACATTCTCGCGGCGCTGACGTTCTCATGTCAGGCGATGCCGAGTTCACCTATCGCCTGTATACCGAGTTCTACGGCCCTTACGTGCCGGGCGACCATGACTTTCACATTATTACGATCGTGCCCGAGATGCCCGTCGAACCTGAATGGGTGATCCTCAACAACCAGGATCAACCGTACGCGCCAAAGCCGGCCATACTCGATTCGAAAGGAAACGAGGCGTTCACACTCGAACGAGTGTTCCCCTACGCGGGACTTTCGGGCGCGCATTTCGCGATCTATCACCGCACGACCATGCGCAACGCTCCGTCGCAGGCGGAAGAATAA
- a CDS encoding thioesterase family protein, giving the protein MSQSFRYRLRVRYAECDAQKVVFNVHYGHYVDLATLEFFRALGFEKLLVNGPIDYQLVKQTVEWKTSARFDQVLEISVRPNHLGTTSLSFHVEFRIAGDKAVIATAETIYVLVDAETLQKTPLPGDFRSALSGGGSGLLVDHADSTPRSADAPSQADK; this is encoded by the coding sequence ATGTCGCAATCGTTTCGCTACCGTCTGCGCGTCCGTTATGCCGAGTGCGACGCGCAAAAGGTCGTTTTTAATGTCCATTACGGACACTACGTCGATCTGGCGACACTCGAGTTCTTTCGCGCGTTGGGATTCGAGAAGCTGCTGGTCAACGGTCCGATCGATTATCAGCTCGTAAAGCAAACTGTGGAATGGAAAACGTCGGCGCGCTTCGACCAGGTGCTCGAGATTTCCGTGCGGCCAAACCACTTGGGCACGACGTCTCTCAGCTTTCACGTCGAGTTTCGCATCGCCGGTGACAAGGCTGTGATCGCCACGGCCGAAACGATTTACGTTCTGGTCGATGCCGAGACGCTTCAAAAGACGCCGTTGCCCGGCGACTTTCGTAGCGCGCTTTCCGGCGGCGGTTCAGGCCTGCTCGTGGATCATGCTGACAGCACGCCCAGATCGGCCGACGCACCATCGCAGGCTGATAAATGA
- a CDS encoding tetratricopeptide repeat protein gives MSGNLPSRMPQADRNTQRVTPNAPNDLAVTHIFRQAAVLFLLALAVRGVHLWAMRSSPLFSVLICDCAQYDAWAQRIAAGEWIGNEVFYQTPLYPYSLAVIYTICGHSIWAVRLVQAMFGAVACVAIARAGARFFSEHVGWTAGVLLALYPPAIFFDGILQKASLDLLLMTTLLWALGAAQALPVARLFIAVGALLGAMTLNRENSAALVPVIAVWIVWLSWGHQRREGIRRLFALALGTALVLLPVGLRNYYVGGAFLLTTAQMGPNFYIGNHHGADGGYAPMRAGRGEPGFEAFDARLIAEDDLKKPLSSREVSQYWMARSADDIRTAPADWLRLLARKWFLTWNALESIDAESLQTHAQFSPLLNVLRYSLHFGVICPLAMLGIWLTRSEWRKLWILYALLLTFALAVTAFYVFARYRYPLAPVAILFAAAGLIGLWRFARREDSPTRRDVTIGVMLATVTGVACNWPVRQQYNDDAVTFYNAGSTSMAMGRTDDAISLLERAIEADARFPDSYNNLGTAVMRAGDFAAAQRLFEQAIGIAPDHAIFHVNLANTLLKQGNRDRAYDELRTAIQLDPLIVEALGPLAELEATRGDMASAVRLMNRAVELQPQSSSARTDLAMVLQLQGNVGRAIDELRVSIKLDPNLLAARNRLAWLLATTTDDGLRSPAEALILATESCRMMQSPPAELLDTLAAAQAATGDFASAGQTAERATAMARENQQMELADQIESRRRLFLEKKAFRGP, from the coding sequence ATGAGCGGCAACTTGCCATCGCGAATGCCGCAAGCCGACCGTAACACGCAACGCGTCACCCCGAATGCACCAAATGACCTCGCCGTGACGCACATCTTCCGGCAGGCGGCGGTGCTATTTCTGCTCGCGCTCGCCGTTCGCGGTGTGCATCTGTGGGCGATGCGAAGCTCGCCATTGTTTTCCGTGCTGATCTGCGACTGCGCGCAGTACGACGCGTGGGCGCAGCGGATCGCCGCGGGGGAATGGATCGGCAACGAGGTCTTTTATCAAACCCCGCTGTATCCCTATTCACTGGCCGTGATTTACACAATCTGCGGGCATAGCATTTGGGCGGTCCGGCTCGTGCAAGCCATGTTCGGCGCCGTGGCGTGTGTGGCGATCGCCAGGGCCGGAGCAAGATTCTTTAGCGAGCACGTCGGCTGGACGGCCGGCGTGCTGTTGGCACTTTATCCGCCGGCAATCTTTTTTGACGGCATCCTGCAAAAGGCTTCGCTCGATCTGCTGCTGATGACCACGCTGCTGTGGGCACTCGGAGCAGCGCAAGCCCTACCAGTCGCTCGACTCTTTATTGCCGTGGGCGCGCTATTGGGCGCGATGACGTTGAACCGGGAGAATTCCGCGGCTCTTGTCCCGGTGATCGCCGTCTGGATCGTGTGGTTGAGTTGGGGGCACCAACGGCGCGAGGGCATCCGTCGACTATTCGCCCTCGCCCTCGGAACGGCGCTCGTGCTGCTGCCCGTGGGATTGCGAAACTACTACGTGGGAGGCGCGTTCTTGCTAACGACCGCGCAGATGGGGCCGAACTTTTACATTGGCAACCACCACGGCGCCGATGGTGGCTACGCGCCGATGCGAGCCGGACGAGGCGAACCGGGCTTCGAAGCCTTCGACGCGCGTTTGATCGCCGAAGATGACCTGAAAAAGCCCCTGTCGTCTCGCGAAGTTTCACAATACTGGATGGCGCGCAGCGCCGACGACATTCGCACGGCGCCAGCCGATTGGCTGCGACTACTTGCGCGAAAATGGTTCCTGACGTGGAACGCACTGGAGTCGATCGACGCCGAGTCACTGCAGACGCACGCCCAATTTTCGCCACTCTTAAATGTGCTGCGATACTCGTTGCATTTCGGCGTGATTTGTCCGCTGGCGATGTTGGGGATCTGGCTCACCCGAAGCGAATGGCGAAAACTGTGGATTCTGTACGCCCTGTTATTGACGTTCGCGCTGGCTGTCACGGCATTCTACGTCTTTGCGCGTTATCGTTACCCGCTGGCGCCGGTGGCAATCCTCTTCGCCGCGGCGGGCCTAATCGGATTGTGGCGTTTTGCCCGTCGTGAAGATTCCCCCACGAGGCGAGATGTCACGATCGGCGTAATGCTGGCCACGGTAACGGGCGTGGCCTGCAACTGGCCGGTACGCCAACAGTACAACGATGACGCGGTAACGTTCTACAACGCTGGTTCCACGAGCATGGCAATGGGCCGTACAGACGACGCGATAAGCTTGCTCGAACGGGCGATCGAAGCCGATGCGCGTTTTCCGGACTCGTACAACAATTTGGGTACGGCCGTGATGCGGGCGGGGGATTTCGCTGCCGCACAGCGCCTCTTTGAACAAGCGATCGGCATTGCCCCCGATCACGCGATCTTTCACGTCAACCTGGCCAATACGCTACTGAAGCAAGGGAACCGAGATCGCGCGTACGACGAGTTGCGCACCGCGATTCAGCTCGACCCGCTCATTGTCGAAGCGCTCGGGCCACTCGCTGAGCTCGAGGCCACTCGTGGCGACATGGCTAGCGCCGTGCGGCTTATGAACCGCGCCGTCGAGCTACAGCCCCAATCGTCGTCAGCTCGCACGGATCTCGCGATGGTCCTGCAATTGCAAGGAAACGTTGGACGCGCGATTGACGAATTGCGCGTGTCGATCAAGCTCGATCCCAACCTGCTAGCCGCGCGAAATCGCCTGGCATGGCTGCTGGCCACGACGACTGACGACGGTTTGCGCAGCCCCGCCGAGGCGTTGATCTTGGCCACGGAGTCCTGCCGGATGATGCAATCGCCTCCGGCCGAACTGCTGGACACACTGGCCGCGGCACAAGCGGCGACCGGCGATTTTGCGAGTGCCGGGCAAACCGCCGAGCGAGCCACGGCCATGGCGCGTGAGAATCAGCAAATGGAGCTTGCCGATCAGATCGAAAGCCGCCGACGCTTATTCTTGGAAAAGAAGGCGTTTCGCGGCCCTTAG
- the trpC gene encoding indole-3-glycerol phosphate synthase TrpC: MPTILDEIVAYKRQEIAAAQAACPVDALERQIADAPAVRNFFAALAAPGPIRLIAEVKKASPSAGVIRADFDPLSIAQTYEAHGASCLSVLTDEHFFQGHLDYLRAIRQQVGLPVLRKDFILDRYQLLEARAAGADAVLLIAECLDDCHLRSLHNEAVRLGMSPLVELYDPENLSRVFDAGATLIGINNRDLRTFKTDLDHTLRMRERIPDECVLVAESGIRTRTDVERLQNAGVDAILVGESLMANADIGAAVHTLLGR, translated from the coding sequence ATGCCCACGATCCTGGACGAGATAGTTGCCTACAAGCGGCAGGAGATTGCCGCCGCACAAGCGGCCTGTCCGGTGGATGCGCTCGAGCGGCAAATCGCTGACGCACCGGCGGTGCGGAATTTCTTCGCAGCGCTGGCCGCTCCCGGCCCGATTCGGCTGATCGCCGAGGTGAAAAAGGCGAGCCCCTCGGCCGGCGTCATTCGCGCGGACTTCGATCCACTGTCGATCGCGCAAACCTACGAGGCACACGGCGCGAGCTGCCTGAGCGTGCTCACCGACGAGCATTTCTTCCAAGGTCATCTCGATTATCTGCGTGCGATACGGCAGCAGGTCGGGCTGCCCGTCCTGCGCAAGGATTTTATTCTCGACCGGTATCAATTGCTCGAAGCGCGGGCGGCCGGTGCGGACGCCGTGCTGTTGATCGCCGAATGCCTGGACGATTGCCATCTACGCTCGTTGCACAACGAAGCAGTACGCCTGGGCATGTCGCCGCTCGTGGAGCTCTATGACCCCGAGAACTTGTCGCGCGTCTTCGACGCTGGGGCGACGTTGATCGGCATCAACAATCGCGACCTTCGTACATTCAAGACTGATCTGGATCACACGCTGCGGATGCGCGAAAGAATTCCCGACGAATGCGTGCTGGTCGCGGAGAGTGGTATCCGTACTCGTACGGACGTCGAACGACTTCAAAACGCAGGGGTGGACGCGATCCTGGTGGGCGAATCGCTGATGGCCAATGCCGACATCGGCGCGGCGGTCCATACGCTGTTGGGGCGATGA